The genomic stretch GTACATTGTGTTTTTTGAAAAACTCTGGTAAATCGTAGTACTTTTTATTAGCTCTAATAATTGTTAAGTTAGAACGCACAATAAAATCTTTAATTCCGGCTTTAGAAGCTTCTTCTACAAACCATCTAAAATTAGGATTCATTTCTGGTGCACCACCAGTTAAATCTAGCGTATGTGCTTCTGTTTTTTTAATAACATCTAAACACTGTTGCATGGTTTCTACCGTCATGATTTCTTTACGATCTGGACCAGCATCTACATGACAATGCTCGCAAACTTGGTTACACATATAACCTAAGTTTATTTGTAAAATTTCTAATTTTTTAGGACGTAAAGGAAACTGATTTGTTTCTTTAATTTTAGCAGCAAAAGTTGGTAATTCTCCGTTAGCAAATATGCCGCTAGAAAGAATTTCCATTTGACGAGACGTATTAGCAATATCGTTATTTCTTGCTTTTAATGATTTTGTAGCCATTTATTTTTTAATATTCTTTAGCAGTTGCAGTTTTCAGTTGGTTTTTGGTTACCTTTATCTGTAAACCGTTTGCATGTTTCGCTTTATTTTAAATAAAAAATTGTTCGTAGTATTTACGAAGAAATTTGTTTTTCGGTTTTAGATTGATAAAATATAAATGTTTTTAGATGCATGCTTGCGCGGAAATAAGCAATTCACACAAAAACGAATGAACATTTTTGGCACTCTATTTACATTTCTAATTTGTTTACTTTATTCATCATTTGCACACCGTGTACTAAAGTCGCACCACTTTTAATGGCAGCACCCACATGTATCGCTTCCATCATTTCGGGTTTTGTAATCCCACGTTGCAAACCATCTTTAGTGTAAGCATCTATACAATACGGACATTGTTCTGTATGTGCAACGGCTAAGGCAATTAAAGATTTTTCGCGAGCAGTTAACGCACCCTCTTCAAAAACTTTACCGTAATAATCAAAAAATTTATTTCCTAATTCTTCGCTCCATTCCGTTATTTTTCCGAATTTTCTTAAATCTGATGCGTCGTAATATGTTTTTGACATTCTTTGTTTTTTTGAATTGAAATTGAAAGATACAAATAGTTTTCAAACAAAAATAGCATTTTAGAAATGCTATTTTTCGTTCAAGCTCCAATCGTAATTTAAGTAACTGATTTTTGCTTTTTTATTGATTTTGATATCAGCATATTTATTTAAATAATCGATAACAGACCCTTCTTTTGTAAAATCATCTTTAAACCAATTAAATATTGAAGAAATTTTTACTTTTTTTTCTGATAACTTGTTTCTAGAGCTATCATTTACAAACGCTGTCATTAATTTTTCTAAAGCGGAATCAATATTTTGCTCCGTAAAAGCCATATTTGCTAATTTAGGACAAGAGCCCGATGCACAATTAACACCCACATGAATTCTTGGGTCGAATAAATTTTTACGTAAAATTTCGTGTTCTATATGGTCTAAAGTATAGGTCTTTCCACCAACTTTGGCAAAGGGAATTTTCCAAGCAGTTTTTCCATCTTCTTTAATATCGGTAATACTTTTTAATGGGTAATTGTCTAAAATTATTTTTAAAGTATAAGCATTATAGGCATTTATCCAAAAAGCTTTTTGTTTAGCAACAGACCAAGAAGAAGTTGGTTTTGTTTTTTCTAAGTAAGAAATGTATGTATTTAATTTTGCCTCGTCTGCTTTAAAGTTTTTATAATTTACCAAACCTTGTTTAGAAACGTGTGTTTCTAATAAATTATTAAAAATAGAAGTTTGTGCTTGTAATTGCATAAAGCTAAAAGATACGAAAAGGAAGAATGCTAGTTTTTTCATTTTTATAAATTGTTTGTACTCTTTTAGACGTAGTAATTTTAATTCAATTACAAAATTTCTTCTCCAATTTTTAAATGAAACCTTTTTCGAAATAAATAAACCAAGCCATATAAAATCGGAGTATCTAATGCTGCTACAATAACTTTGAATAAAAAGCCACTAATTAGTAAGCTAGTAAATATAGACCACGGTAAAATTTTAAAAGAAGATAATAAAAATAGTACTGTAAAAGTGTCTATAAATTGCGAGGCAAAAGTAGAAAAGTTATTGCGTAACCAAAGATGTTTGCCGTTGGTTTTCTTTTTCCAGAAATGAAAAATTTTGATGTCTACAAATTGCGCACACAAATAAGCCATCATCGAAGCAAAAACAGCAAGCGGAGAGAGACCAAACACTTTATGAAATTCATTATTATTAATAGGAGAGTTCTCTATTGCAGGTGCAAAATCTGCTACTAAAATAATTAGCATCGAAAAAAAGGAAGCGAAAATACCAGCAATTACCACTTGATTCGCTTTCTTTTTACCATAAATTTCTGATAAAATATCTGTAATTAAAAAAGTAATAGGATACGGCAAGATACCAACAGAAACCTCAAATTTATAAAGACCAAAGGGTTCCCAATAAAAGAATTTTTGAAAAATCAAATTAGAAGCAACCAAAGAAGCAATAAATAATGCCGCCAACGTAAGGTATATTGTATCTGCTAATTGTCTGTCTTTTTCTCTCATAAGAACGAAGGTACTAAATATTAGTTTTGTTTCATGAAAAAACTAATGTATTAAACAAAGTTAATTTAGTACATGAATAATTATATGCTTTTTTTGATAAAAATAGTAGTTTTACAGTCTCTAATAAAAAGGTTATTTTTGCGCCACAAACAACAAAAAAAGAATAAAAATGAAAGCATATATTTTTCCGGGACAAGGAGCACAGTTTACAGGAATGGGATTGGATTTGTATGAGAAATCTGCATTAGCCCAAGAATATTTCGAAAAAGCAAATGATATATTGGGGTTTTCTATTACTGATATTATGTTCGAAGGTACTGCAGAGCAATTAAAAGAAACAAAAGTTACACAGCCTGCTATTTTTTTACATTCGGTAATTTTAGCAAAAGTTTTAGGAGATTCTTTTAAACCAGAAATGGTTGCAGGACATTCTTTAGGGGAATTATCTGCTTTAGTTGCTAACGGAGTTTTATCTTTTGAAGACGGATTGACATTGGTTTCTAAAAGAGCTTTAGCAATGCAAAAAGCCTGTGAAATTGCACCGTCTACAATGGCAGCAGTTTTAGGGTTAGCAGATGAGGTTGTAGAAGATACTTGTGCAGCTATAGATGGAGTAGTAGTTGCTGCAAATTACAATTGTCCGGGACAATTAGTTATTTCTGGAGAAATAGAAGCAGTAGAAAAAGCCTGTGAGGTTTTAACAGAAAAAGGAGCAAGAAGAGCATTGTTGTTACCTGTTGGTGGTGCATTCCATTCACCAATGATGGAGCCTGCAAGAGAAGAATTAGCAGCAGCAATTAAAGCAACTACTTTTAGTGAGCCAACCTGTGCTGTATATCAAAATGTAGTAGCAAAAGCAGTTACTAATCCAGAAGAAATTAAAGAGAATTTAATAGCACAACTAACGGCACCAGTAAAATGGACGCAATGTGTACAAGCAATGATTGCTGATGGAGGAACAGAGTTTATAGAAGTAGGGCCAGGTAAAGTATTACAAGGATTAATGCGTAAAATAGATAGATCTGTTACTGCAAGTGGAGCTGTTTTAGCAGAATAAATAAAGGAATTTTCAAATAATAAAAATCCCAATTTCAATACTTTTGAAATTGGGATTTTTTATTCTAATAAATTAAGACTTTAATTCTTAATTTTCTTTTGTCTTTCGTTCAATAAAATAGGTTCACCATACCCTAATTCTTTCATACGATTTAATTGTGTTTCTGCATCACCAACAATTAACCAAATCATTTTATTAGGATTTACATATGTGTTTGCCAATTCAGAAATTCTTTCTTTGGTCATGTTATTCACGGTTTCTTCTCGATCGCTTATATAATCTGCTTTCATACCGTAATTTGCAATATTAGATAACATTCTTAATTTAGCACCAGCAGTTTCGAAAGCTCTGGCATTACTTTTAATTAAGAAACCTTTGGTTGTTTCTAAATCTTTATCAGAAAATGTTGTAGGATACTCTTCTAAAATTTTCTTAACTGCTTGTGCAGATTCTAAAGTAACATTAGATCTTACACCACTAGAAATTGTAAAAGTTCCTTTTGCTTTTGTTCCTGAAAAACCAGAACGAATACCGTAAGTATAACCTTTTCCTTCTCTTAATTCTTGCGTTAAACGAGACGCAAAACCACCACCACCAAGAATATAATTCATAACAGAAGCAGCGTAGTAATCTTTATCTGTTGCCGCTAACGCTGGTGCGCCAAATTGTAAAACAGATTGTTTTGCATTTGGTATATCATAAAAATAAACAACAGGTTTGTTAGGAGCATCTGGTGTTTTATATTCCGGAATTGTAACAGCTTTTGAGTGCCAGTTTGTGTTTAAAGAAGCCAGAGAATTTACCACAGTTTCTTCTGTAATGTCACCAACAACTAACATTTTTGCAACAGAAGGAGAAATGTAGTTGTTATAGTATTCTTTTAAATCTTCTATAGAGATATTTTCTACTGATGAAATTGTACCCAATGTGTTTTTAGATCGGATGTTGTCTTCACCATAAATTAGAGTTTTGTATGCATTTCTTGCAACCGAGTTTGGACTTGCTTCTTGTTGTCTTAAATTAGAAATAGTCGCTTTTTTAAGTAATGCAAATTCTGTTTCATCAAATCTTGGTTCTAACAACATTTCCTGCGCTAAAGCCAAAGTTTTGGTATAGTTTTTAGCTAAAGTTGTTCCGCTTAAAGTAATGTTTTCTTTAGTTGCGTAAATGTAGATAGAAGCACCTAATTCTTGAATAGCTTCTTCTAATTGTTGTACGCTTTTGTTTTTAGTTCCTTTATTTAACAAGTCCGCAGTTAAATTAGCGACACCCAATTTATCTAAAGATTCTAATAACTGTCCACCATCAATAGTCAAGTTAAAACGCACTAATGGAACTTCGTTATTTTCGATCCCGTAAATTTTTAAACCATTTTCTAAACCTGCTTCGTAAACTTTTGGCACTGCTAATGAGGGTGCTTTACCATATTCTGGTTCTATACTTCTATCGAAAGAAGATGGAGTTTTCTTATAGGTAGCTGCAATTTTAGGGTCAAAAGTTTCTTCTGCGCCATTAACAATTTTTTCTTCTATAACATTTGCCAAAGTAGAACCTTTAAGGGCAAGTTCTGCGCTGTTTTTAGGAACAAAACTAGTAGCAATGTAATTTTTATCTTTAATATACGTATTGTAAACACGCATTACATCGTCTTTAGTAACTGCCAGTGTTTTTTTGATATCTTCTGTAGCAAAACCAGGATTTCCTAAATATGTATTATTAGAAGCTAAGTTAGATCCTTTCCCTAAAACACTCGATAAACCTAAATAAAATTGAGTTTCTTGTCCTGCTTTTATTCTTTGTAAATCTTTATCAGAAATACCTTCAGATTCAAACTTTGCAAAACCCTTTTCGATACCTGCTTTTACTTCATCTAAATTTTTACCGTTAAAAGCTCTAACAATTAATTGAGTTTCACCAGCCAATTCAGATGCGTAATTATACATCACTGTGTTAGATGTTAATTTTAAATCGTCTACTAAAACAGTGTTAAGTGGTGCAGATTTTCCGTCTGATAAATACTGAGTTAAAACTTCTAAAGCATAAGAATCTTCGTGATACATTTCTACACTTGGCCAAACCATTGTTAATTGTGGTACTCTGGCAAAATTGTCTTCGTAATATAAAAACTTTGTTTCTTTAACTTCACCCGGTTTTTTCTCTAAAGCCGGAATTTCTTCTCCTTTAGGAATTTCATCAAAATATTTATGAACCCATTTTGTTGCTTCTTCGATATTAATATCTCCAGAAAGTACTAAAGTAGCATTATTTGGCACATACCATTTCTTGTAAAAATCTTTTACATCTTGTAAAGTTGCATTTTGTAAATCTTCTAAAGAACCAATTACTTGCCAATTGTAAGGATGATTTTTTGGGTACAAGTTTTTACCGATTACGTATTGATTGTGTCCGTATGGTCGGTTATCTACACTTTGTCTTTTTTCGTTTTTTACAACTTGTTTTTCTTTTGCTAAAACAGGTTCTGTAACCGTATTTATAAAATACCCAAGTTTGTCTGCCTCTGCCCAAATCATTTTTTCTAAAGCATCTTTTGGTACTGTTTGTAAGTAGTTTGTTCTGTCTCTAGAAGTAGAACCATTAGCCCCAGAACCACCAATTCTTGCACTCATTTTATCTAAACCACCTTTTCCTAAGTTTTCTGATTCTAGAAATAGTAAGTGTTCAAATAAATGAGCAAAACCTGTTCTACCTTCTTTTTCTCTTGCAGAACCAACATGAACCATTAGTTCTACTGCAACAACAGGATCTGATTTGTCTACATGAAAAATTACATCTAAACCATTGTCTAATTCGATTTTTTTGTAATTAACACGAAGCTCTTTTGTTTTTTCTTTGGAAGAATTGTTACAAGCTATAAAACTTGCAATTGCTATAAAAGCAATACATATTTTTTTCATTTTAGTTGATTTTAAGACTTTAAAGTTACTAAAATAGAAAGTGAAGATTTATTGTTTTGCTGTTAAATTATAACTAAAAAAAAATCTCAAAACATTTGTTTTGAGATTTGAACTTTTATTTAGCTAAAATACAATCGCTACAATCTTTTATTTGACCGTAATATGTTTCTCTATATTTATGTACCGTTTTAATAGGTATTACATTTAGAATTGTTTTTTTAATGTAAGTTACGTTTGTGTGAAGTCTACCCATTTTTGGTGTGTAACGCTTTTCTAAACGTGTTTTTCTTTTAATTTTAATCAGTTTCATGTTTTCTAGTATCATTGTAATTAATATGCTGCAAAGTTAGAGCGATAAAAAAGCGATGTCAATTTATAAGTGTTAAAACCCTAAGATAAACGCTAGAAATAAGAATCTGAAAATAGAAGTTGGTTGCAATTGTAAATATGATAATGCTAGCGGAATATAATTGTCATATAAAAACTCATTTTTGGTTAATTTTTGATAAAAAACACAAAAAATCACCATAAATTAACATAAAATACGTCAATTTATAGTGATTTCTTCTAGAATTTGTTTTTTTAAAAAAGCTATTTATTTTGTTGCTGTTGCCATTTCCAGGCAGATGCTAATGCTTCTTCTAAAGATTTTTCTGTCTGCCAATTTAATTCTTTATTGGCAATAGTTGTATCTGCATAAGCAGCTGTTATATCGCCTTCTCTTCTGCCAACAATTTTATAATTTAAAGATTTTTTAGCGGCTTTTTCAAAAGCTTTAATTACTTCTAAAACAGAGCTTCCAGTACCTGTACCAACATTAAAATACTCAAATTTTTCTTTGTTGATTTTCTCTAACAGACGTTGTAATGCTGCAATATGTGCTTTGGCTAAGTCAACCACATGAATATAATCTCTTACTGCTGTACCATCTGTTGTATTGTAATCATCACCAAAAACTGATAATTCTTTTCTTATTCCTGCTGCGGTTTGTGTAACATACGGAATTAAATTTTGAGGAACACCAATAGGTAACTCACCAATTTTAATACTTTCGTGCGCACCAATAGGATTAAAATAACGCAAAGCAATTGCATTTATGCCATGTGCTTTACAGGTTTCTTGTATAATTTCTTCTCCTATTTGTTTGGTATTTCCGTAAGTAGATTCAGCTTTTTTAACAGGTGCATTTTCGGTAATTGGTAATTCATCTGCTTGCCCATATACAGTACAAGAAGAAGAAAAGATAAAGTTATCGATATTTCTATCTCGCATTTCTTGCAAAATGTAAACCAAACTACCAATGTTGTTTTCGTAATAATCTAAAGGATTTTGAACACTTTCTCCAACAGCTTTAAAAGCTGCGAAATGGATAATTCCGTCAACTTTATTGTTTTTAAAGAAATTATTTACATCACTTTTAATACGTAAATCAATTTGATGAAACTCTGGTTTAGTACCAGTTATATCAGCAATATTATCTAAAACACTAAGCGTAGTGTTCGATAAGTCGTCTATAATAACTACTTCAAAACCTTTTTCTTGAAGTTCTACAACTGTATGCGAACCAATAAAACCTAAACCACCTGTAACCAATATCTTTTTCATAGAAAGTTGTTATTTAATAAAGTTATTTATTGTATTTGTTATAAATTCTAATTGCTCTGTATCTAATTCTGTGTGCATTGGTAAAGAAATTACCGTTTGAATTAGCTTGTTAGTAACAGGAAAATCCGTTTCATTATATCTATCGTCTTTATATGCTTTTTGTGCGTGTAAAGCAACAGGGTAATAAATTGCATTAGGAATACCGTTGTCTAACAAGTGCTTGTGTAGTTCATCTCTTTTGCCATTTGTAATTTGCAATGTGTATTGATGAAAAACATGACAATCACAAACATCACAAATTTCACCGCAACTGTTAGTCGCGTTTGATTTTGTGGTTGGTGTAATAATATTAGGATTGTTTGCAAATGCTTTGTTGTAAAACCTAGCAGCATTTCTTCTTGCATTACAATAACTATCTAAAAGCGGTAATTTTGCTTTTAAAACACCAGCTTGTATAGAATCTAATCTAGAGTTTACGCCAACAACATCATGGTAATA from Polaribacter marinaquae encodes the following:
- a CDS encoding arsenosugar biosynthesis-associated peroxidase-like protein — encoded protein: MSKTYYDASDLRKFGKITEWSEELGNKFFDYYGKVFEEGALTAREKSLIALAVAHTEQCPYCIDAYTKDGLQRGITKPEMMEAIHVGAAIKSGATLVHGVQMMNKVNKLEM
- a CDS encoding DUF547 domain-containing protein; amino-acid sequence: MKKLAFFLFVSFSFMQLQAQTSIFNNLLETHVSKQGLVNYKNFKADEAKLNTYISYLEKTKPTSSWSVAKQKAFWINAYNAYTLKIILDNYPLKSITDIKEDGKTAWKIPFAKVGGKTYTLDHIEHEILRKNLFDPRIHVGVNCASGSCPKLANMAFTEQNIDSALEKLMTAFVNDSSRNKLSEKKVKISSIFNWFKDDFTKEGSVIDYLNKYADIKINKKAKISYLNYDWSLNEK
- a CDS encoding queuosine precursor transporter yields the protein MREKDRQLADTIYLTLAALFIASLVASNLIFQKFFYWEPFGLYKFEVSVGILPYPITFLITDILSEIYGKKKANQVVIAGIFASFFSMLIILVADFAPAIENSPINNNEFHKVFGLSPLAVFASMMAYLCAQFVDIKIFHFWKKKTNGKHLWLRNNFSTFASQFIDTFTVLFLLSSFKILPWSIFTSLLISGFLFKVIVAALDTPILYGLVYLFRKRFHLKIGEEIL
- the fabD gene encoding ACP S-malonyltransferase, whose product is MKAYIFPGQGAQFTGMGLDLYEKSALAQEYFEKANDILGFSITDIMFEGTAEQLKETKVTQPAIFLHSVILAKVLGDSFKPEMVAGHSLGELSALVANGVLSFEDGLTLVSKRALAMQKACEIAPSTMAAVLGLADEVVEDTCAAIDGVVVAANYNCPGQLVISGEIEAVEKACEVLTEKGARRALLLPVGGAFHSPMMEPAREELAAAIKATTFSEPTCAVYQNVVAKAVTNPEEIKENLIAQLTAPVKWTQCVQAMIADGGTEFIEVGPGKVLQGLMRKIDRSVTASGAVLAE
- a CDS encoding pitrilysin family protein, whose amino-acid sequence is MKKICIAFIAIASFIACNNSSKEKTKELRVNYKKIELDNGLDVIFHVDKSDPVVAVELMVHVGSAREKEGRTGFAHLFEHLLFLESENLGKGGLDKMSARIGGSGANGSTSRDRTNYLQTVPKDALEKMIWAEADKLGYFINTVTEPVLAKEKQVVKNEKRQSVDNRPYGHNQYVIGKNLYPKNHPYNWQVIGSLEDLQNATLQDVKDFYKKWYVPNNATLVLSGDINIEEATKWVHKYFDEIPKGEEIPALEKKPGEVKETKFLYYEDNFARVPQLTMVWPSVEMYHEDSYALEVLTQYLSDGKSAPLNTVLVDDLKLTSNTVMYNYASELAGETQLIVRAFNGKNLDEVKAGIEKGFAKFESEGISDKDLQRIKAGQETQFYLGLSSVLGKGSNLASNNTYLGNPGFATEDIKKTLAVTKDDVMRVYNTYIKDKNYIATSFVPKNSAELALKGSTLANVIEEKIVNGAEETFDPKIAATYKKTPSSFDRSIEPEYGKAPSLAVPKVYEAGLENGLKIYGIENNEVPLVRFNLTIDGGQLLESLDKLGVANLTADLLNKGTKNKSVQQLEEAIQELGASIYIYATKENITLSGTTLAKNYTKTLALAQEMLLEPRFDETEFALLKKATISNLRQQEASPNSVARNAYKTLIYGEDNIRSKNTLGTISSVENISIEDLKEYYNNYISPSVAKMLVVGDITEETVVNSLASLNTNWHSKAVTIPEYKTPDAPNKPVVYFYDIPNAKQSVLQFGAPALAATDKDYYAASVMNYILGGGGFASRLTQELREGKGYTYGIRSGFSGTKAKGTFTISSGVRSNVTLESAQAVKKILEEYPTTFSDKDLETTKGFLIKSNARAFETAGAKLRMLSNIANYGMKADYISDREETVNNMTKERISELANTYVNPNKMIWLIVGDAETQLNRMKELGYGEPILLNERQKKIKN
- the galE gene encoding UDP-glucose 4-epimerase GalE → MKKILVTGGLGFIGSHTVVELQEKGFEVVIIDDLSNTTLSVLDNIADITGTKPEFHQIDLRIKSDVNNFFKNNKVDGIIHFAAFKAVGESVQNPLDYYENNIGSLVYILQEMRDRNIDNFIFSSSCTVYGQADELPITENAPVKKAESTYGNTKQIGEEIIQETCKAHGINAIALRYFNPIGAHESIKIGELPIGVPQNLIPYVTQTAAGIRKELSVFGDDYNTTDGTAVRDYIHVVDLAKAHIAALQRLLEKINKEKFEYFNVGTGTGSSVLEVIKAFEKAAKKSLNYKIVGRREGDITAAYADTTIANKELNWQTEKSLEEALASAWKWQQQQNK